The DNA segment AGAGTGATTGAAAATGAAAGAGTAAAAAAAAGTATTGAAAAAGCTTTGTTTACTTTATTAAAAAACAAATCGTTTTCAGAAATAACGGTCTCTGATATCATCAGAGTTTCTGGCGTGGCAAGAGCATCTTACTATCGGAATTTTGAATCAAAAGAAGGAATTATTGAGGCATACATGGAGCGTCAGCGCAAGGAAGTTGCCCATATGATTACGTTCTCAGAATCTGTTGCGGATATATTTAATGAGGCAAAATTAGTCATGGCACTCCAACATTATTTGCAGCAAAAGGATTATATCCTGTTATTGTATGACAATGGATTTGGAACCTTCCTTCAGGAAGATATGAATCGGTTTGCGGAGCTTAACATCGGAGATATGCCACAAAAGTCTATGGAACGTTATCGTCTATATTTTCTATCGGGGGCAATGTTTAATACAACCATTCAGTGGTTGAAAAGCGACGCTGTCGAATCGCCGAGGCAGATGGCAAGAGCTTTTATAAACATGTTGTCAAATAAGAATTCATACACGGAGGAAGAATCATAAGGAACCAATAAGTGCAGAAATATATACTTCGAAGTCTTCTGTATCTTGCCAGCTATGAATGTACACTGTTGGAAAGCGCAGCATAATGCCTTTTTTTTTTGGAAGTATTGAAGAGAATATGGGGTCATCAATTCAAAAAGATGAAATATTCAATATTGCTGCCATAAGATCAATTAGAGGTTTTTACCTATAATGTTGTTATAACCACATAACTTTCTGAGAGATGTGTTATACTGGACATAACAAACAAAAGAAAGTGTTTTGAATGGAGGCAGATTACTATGGGTAAAAAAGTTTCAAATCACGTAACCTGGGTAGGAAAAACAGACTGGGAGCTGAAAAGCTTTCATGGAAATGAACTCTCAACTTATGATGGATCCTCATACAATGCATACCTTGTACGTGGCAGTGAAAAAACAGTTTTGATTGATACAGTCTGGCAGCCATATGATAAAGAGTTTGTATCCCGTCTGCAAGAGGAGGTTGATCTTTCTTCTATTGACTATATTGTGATGAATCACAATGAAATCGACCATTCTGGTTCTTTACCGGAACTGATGCGAGAGATCCCGGATACGCCGATCTACTGCACAGCGAAAGGTGAGAGCATCATCAAAGGACACTATCATCCGGAAGATTGGAACTTTGTAAACGTGAAGACAGGTGGCACCTTAGATCTCGGTGATGTTACGCTTACATTCGTGGAGGCACCGATGCTCCACTGGCCGGATACAATGTTCACCTATATGGATGCCGGAGAAGGCGAACATATTCTATTTTCCAATGATGGTTTTGGTCAGCATTTTGCTTCGGAATCCTTGTTTGATGAGGATGTAAATAAAGAAGAAGTTTACCATGAGGCGATGAAGTATTGGGCAAACATTCTAAACCTCTATGCGAACCAGGCAAAGAAAAAAATCAATGAAATTCTCGCGATGAATCTGCCACTTGATATGATTGCACCGAGTCACGGAATCATCTGGAAGTCAAATCCGACGGAGATTGTTGAAAAATATCTGGAATGGGCGGATGCTTATCAGGAGAATCAGGTCACAATCATGTATGATACCATGTGGAATTCCACACGAAAAATCGGAGAGGCAATTGCACGGGGGATATACAAAGTAAGGCCGGATATTACGATCAAACTTTTTAATGCCAGCAAAGAGGATAAGA comes from the Blautia liquoris genome and includes:
- a CDS encoding TetR/AcrR family transcriptional regulator — its product is MDKRVIENERVKKSIEKALFTLLKNKSFSEITVSDIIRVSGVARASYYRNFESKEGIIEAYMERQRKEVAHMITFSESVADIFNEAKLVMALQHYLQQKDYILLLYDNGFGTFLQEDMNRFAELNIGDMPQKSMERYRLYFLSGAMFNTTIQWLKSDAVESPRQMARAFINMLSNKNSYTEEES
- a CDS encoding oxygen-binding di-iron domain-containing protein — its product is MGKKVSNHVTWVGKTDWELKSFHGNELSTYDGSSYNAYLVRGSEKTVLIDTVWQPYDKEFVSRLQEEVDLSSIDYIVMNHNEIDHSGSLPELMREIPDTPIYCTAKGESIIKGHYHPEDWNFVNVKTGGTLDLGDVTLTFVEAPMLHWPDTMFTYMDAGEGEHILFSNDGFGQHFASESLFDEDVNKEEVYHEAMKYWANILNLYANQAKKKINEILAMNLPLDMIAPSHGIIWKSNPTEIVEKYLEWADAYQENQVTIMYDTMWNSTRKIGEAIARGIYKVRPDITIKLFNASKEDKNDIVTEVFRSKAVLVGSPAINYGFMHSIGGMLEMIKGLRFKKKKAAAFGSYGWSGGVVKQMTEALKGCGFEIVNDGFERIWVPDEGVLAEAEEYGKQFAENL